Part of the Pseudarthrobacter sp. NBSH8 genome is shown below.
TGATCATTCCCTACTTCAGCAAGTAGCCCTTCAGCCCGTCAACACCGCAGCGCTACTCTGGTTCCATGTCCAGGATCCAGTATTTTGTCGCGGCCTCCATCGACGGCTTCATTGCCACCACCAAGGATGACCTCGCCTGGCTCCTTGAGTTCGACGGCTTCGAAGGCGGCCAGGAAAGCTACGAAACCTTCATGGCCGGCGTCGGCTGCATCGTGATGGGCGGCGAGACGTACGCCTGGCTGATGGAGCACGAACCCGGCAACTGGCCGTACCCTTCCACACCCTGTTACGTGTTTACCCGGCACGAGCACGTTGCCCCGGCCGGCACAGACATCACCTTCGTCCGCGGACCCGTCGAGGAGTTCATCCAGGACTTCAAGTACCACGCCGGCGGCATGAACGTCTGGGTGGTCGGCGGCGGCAACCTTGCTGCACAATTCGCCGACGCCGGCCAGCTGGACGAACTCATC
Proteins encoded:
- a CDS encoding dihydrofolate reductase family protein codes for the protein MSRIQYFVAASIDGFIATTKDDLAWLLEFDGFEGGQESYETFMAGVGCIVMGGETYAWLMEHEPGNWPYPSTPCYVFTRHEHVAPAGTDITFVRGPVEEFIQDFKYHAGGMNVWVVGGGNLAAQFADAGQLDELILSVIPVVLGEGKRLLPLAGPTTPLELTASRTLGRGIVELRYTLTAPEPAR